The following proteins are encoded in a genomic region of Dasypus novemcinctus isolate mDasNov1 chromosome 21, mDasNov1.1.hap2, whole genome shotgun sequence:
- the BLTP2 gene encoding bridge-like lipid transfer protein family member 2 isoform X2, with protein sequence MVLKVATSESLWHIQISRSSFLLDSDGKRLDCQVSLSRINSKVLKSGQLEDTCLVELSLALDLCLEVGISSWQLKAITVDVWTLNAELHEGFFHSQLLCQGQSLVSRPVPCPEVTENLAEPTLPGLYLLQQLPERVRVKMEITSVVLSMNSQKRHLNWMLKLLQFLYHRDEDQLPLRSFTANSDMAQMSTELLLEDGLLLSQSRQRIVCLNSLKASVQVTTIDLSASMILNTCIIHYRHQEFSHWLHMLALETQGFSPSIKQREKRTFPQILAPIIFSTSISNVNISIQLGDTPPFALGFNSISLDYQHLRPQSIHQRGVLTVDHLCWRVGSDSHIQRAPHPPNMHVWGEALVLDSFTLQGSYNQPLGLSSTQSDTLFLDCTIRGLQVEASDTCAQCLSRILSMMGPQFGKPAVSREIASGESVSLLWKVDLKVEDMNLFTLSALVGASEIRLDTLTVLGSAETSTVGIQGLVLALVKLVTEKMQPCCKAPDIPSPVLSLSMLSITYHNSIRSLEVQCGTGLTLLWSPPDHMYLYQHVMATLQCRDLLRSTLFPKIVPSLARETLETTSEPEGRAPEPSPAKRLLNLTLEVSTAKLTAFVAEDKFITLAAESVSLSRHGGSLQAYCPELAAGFDGNSVFNFKEVEVQLLPELEEMILHRNPFPALRTLRNRVWLLSLGSVSVEFPYQYDFSRTLDEAVGVQKWLKGLHQGTCAQAIPNPAPLPPDLLLKIQHFSWVFLDDIFEVKLRDNYELMKDESKESAKRLQLLDAKVAALRKQHGELLPARKIEELYASLERKNIEIYIQRSRRLYGNTPMRRALLTWSLAGLELVALADASFHGPEHVVEQVRELDPGSPFPAEGMDLVIQWCRMLKCSVKTFLVRIRDYPRYLFEIRDWRLMGRLAGTEQSGQPCSRRRQVLHLGLPWGNVAVERNMPPLKFYHDFHSEIFQYTVVWGPCWDPAWTLIGQCVDLLTKPSADPSLPLPWWDKSRLLFHGDWHMDIEQANLHQLATEDPYNTTENMHWEWSHLSFHWKPGQFVFKGDLDINVRTASKYDDCCFLHLPDLCMTLDLQWLCHGNPHDHHGVTLRAPEFLPEVPLGQLHDSYRAFRSENLNLSIKMDLTQHSGTMSQPRILLYSSTLRWMQNFWATWTSVTRPICRGKLFNNLKPSKKKLGQHYKQLSYTALFPQLQVHYWASFAQQRGIQIECSQGHVFTRGTQRLIPQAGTVMRRLISEWSVTQMVSDLSQVTVHLMASPTEENADHCLDPLVTKTHLLSLSSLTYQRHSSRTAEEVLSIRDGDPAFHTHQLHLVDLRASWTTTNRDIAFGLYDGYKKAAVLKRNLSTEALKGLKIDPQMSTKKPKRGVLTSAPAPARVNTPSFSGLPDKGSSGGAYMLQKLIEETDRFVVFTEEESGVSDQLCGIAACQTDDIYNRNCLIELVNCQMVLRGAETEGCVIVSAAKAQLLQCQHHPAWYGDTLKQKTSWTCLLDGMQYFATTESSPTELDGRQLWLEVKNIEEHRQRSLDSVQELMESGQAVGGMVTTTTDWNQPAEAQQAQQVQRIISRCNCRMYYISYSHDIDPELATQIKPPEVHENQEKEDLLKKQEGAVDTFTLIHHELEISTNPAQYAMILDIVNNLLLHVEPKRKEHSEKKQRVRFQLEISSNPEEQRSSILHLQEAVRQHVAQIRQLEKQMYSVMKSLQDDSKNENLLDLNQKLQLQLNQEKANLQLESEELNILIRCFKDFQLQRANKMELRKQQEDVSVVRRTEFYFAQARWRLTEEDGQLGIAELELQRFLYSKVNKSDDTAEHLLELGWFTMNNLLPNAVYKVVLRPQSSCQSGRQLALRLFSKVRPPVGGISVKEHFEVNVVPLTIQLTHQFFHRMMGFFFPGRSVEDDEVGDEEDKSKLVTTGIPVVKPRQLIATDDAVPLGPGKGVGQGLNRTSGVRRSFRKVPEHPVDDIDKMKERAAMNNSFIYIKIPQVPLCVSYKGEKNSVDWGDLNLVLPCLEYHNNTWTWLDFAMAVKRDSRKALVAQVIKEKLRLKPATGSEVRGKLETKSDLNMQQQEEEEKARLLIGLSVGGKNPGKKSIFGRRK encoded by the exons ATGGTTCTCAAGGTGGCTACCTCTGAGTCCTTGTGGCATATTCAGATCAGTAGAAGCAGCTTTCTTCTGGATAGTGATGGGAAAAG GCTAGACTGTCAGGTGAGCCTAAGTCGGATCAACAGCAAAGTTTTAAAGAGTGGCCAATTG GAGGATACCTGCCTCGTGGAGCTCTCACTGGCCCTGGATCTGTGTCTAGAGGTGGGCATCAGCAGTTGGCAACTGAAGGCTATCACTGTGGATGTGTGGACACTCAATGCTGAACTGCATGAAGGCTTCTTCCATAGTCAGCTGTTGTGCCAGGGGCAAAGCTTGGTGTCCAGGCCTGTCCCCTGTCCAG aGGTGACAGAGAACTTGGCTGAGCCAACTCTGCCTGGCCTATACCTCCTTCAGCAGCTGCCAGAGCGGGTCAGGGTAAAGATGGAGATCACCAGTGTGGTGCTATCTATGAATAGTCAAAAGAG GCACTTGAATTGGATGCTGAAGCTGCTGCAGTTTCTCTACCACCGTGATGAGGATCAACTGCCCCTTAGAAGCTTCACAGCAAACTCTGATATGGCACAGATGAGCACTGAACTCCTGCTGGAAG ATGGGTTGTTGCTGTCCCAGAGCCGCCAGCGCATAGTTTGCCTCAACTCCCTCAAGGCTAGTGTACAG GTGACCACCATTGACCTCTCAGCCTCCATGATTTTGAACACCTGTATCATTCATTACCGGCACCAGGAATTCTCTCATTGGCTGCACATGTTGGCACTGGAGACCCAAGGGTTTAGTCCATCCATTaagcaaagggaaaaaag AACCTTCCCTCAAATTCTGGCTCCCATCATCTTTAGCACCTCTATCTCCAATGTCAACATTTCCATTCAGCTTGGAGATACACCTCCCTTTGCCTTGGGATTCAATTCCATCTCTCTGG ATTACCAGCACTTGAGGCCACAAAGCATCCATCAACGGGGTGTCCTAACTGTGGATCACCTCTGCTGGCGTGTGGGCAGTGACTCCCACATTCAGCGGGCACCCCACCCACCCAATATGCATGTTTGGGGTGAAGCACTTGTCCTCGACTCCTTTACACTACAG GGCAGCTATAACCAGCCTCTGGGTCTGTCCAGCACCCAGTCAGATACCCTCTTTCTTGACTGCACCATCCGAGGACTGCAGGTAGAAGCATCAGATACCTGTGCCCAATGTCTTTCTCGAATTTTATCCATGATGGGCCCACAATTTGGCAAACCAGCTGTCTCTAGGGAGATCGCATCTGGGGAGTCCGTGTCATTATTGTGGAAGGTGGATTTGAAGGTGGAGGACATGAACTTGTTTACCCTTTCTGCTTTGGTGG GTGCTTCAGAGATCCGGCTGGATACACTCACTGTCCTGGGCAGTGCTGAGACCTCTACTGTGGGTATTCAAGGACTTGTGCTTGCCCTGGTGAAATTGGTTACAGAGAAGATGCAGCCCTGTTGCAAGGCTCCTGACATCCCTTCTCCAGTGCTCAGCCTCTCCATGCTCTCCATTACGTATCACAATAGCATCCGCTCTCTAGAG GTTCAGTGTGGTACAGGGCTGACTCTACTCTGGAGCCCCCCAGATCACATGTACCTGTACCAGCATGTCATGGCCACTTTACAGTGTCGAGATCTACTAAGATCCACCCTGTTCCCTAAAATTGTTCCATCTCTTGCACGAGAGACTCTGGAGACCACTTCAGAGCCAGAAGGCCGTGCCCCCGAGCCATCCCCCGCAAAGCGGCTTCTGAATCTGACACTAGAGGTGAGCACAGCCAAGCTGACAGCTTTTGTGGCTGAGGACAAGTTCATTACCTTGGCTGCAGAGAGTGTGTCCCTGAGCCGACATGGAGGTTCACTTCAGGCTTACTGCCCAGAACTGGCTGCTGGCTTTGATGGTAATAGTGTCTTCAACTTCAAGGAGGTAGAGGTGCAGCTGCTACCTGAGCTGGAGGAGATGATCCTTCACCGGAACCCCTTCCCTGCACTGCGGACCCTCCGGAACCGTGTTTGGCTCCTCTCCCTGGGCTCAGTCTCAGTGGAGTTTCCTTATCAGTATGACTTTTCTAGAACTCTGGATGAGGCTGTGGGAGTTCAGAAATGGCTGAAGGGGCTGCATCAAGGGACCTGTGCTCAGGCCATTCCAAATCCTGCCCCCCTTCCACCTGATCTGCTCTTAAAGATTCAGCACTTCTCATGGGTCTTCCTGGATGACATTTTTGAGGTGAAACTTCGTGACAACTATGAACTGATGAAAGATGAAAGTAAGGAGAGTGCTAAAAGACTGCAGCTGCTGGATGCCAAAGTGGCTGCCCTTAGGAAGCAACATGGGGAGTTATTGCCAGCTCGCAAAATTGAGGAACTCTATGCCTCTTTGGAACGGAAAAACATTGAAATCTACATCCAGCGCTCCCGTCGTCTCTATGGCAACACACCCATGCGCCGGGCACTGCTCACTTGGAGCCTGGCAGGGCTAGAGCTGGTGGCTCTGGCAGATGCCTCCTTCCATGGGCCTGAGCATGTGGTTGAGCAGGTTCGAGAGCTTGATCCAGGTAGTCCATTTCCTGCTGAGGGCATGGATCTTGTCATTCAGTGGTGTCGCATGCTTAAGTGCAGTGTCAAGACTTTTTTGG TTCGGATCAGAGACTATCCCCGATACCTCTTTGAGATTCGTGACTGGCGGCTGATGGGTCGCCTTGCGGGCACTGAACAGAGTGGTCAGCCTTGCTCCCGTCGGCGTCAAGTCCTACACTTGGGGCTTCCATGGGGTAATGTGGCAGTAGAGAGGAACATGCCCCCACTCAAGTTCTACCATGACTTCCACT CGGAAATCTTCCAGTACACAGTGGTGTGGGGCCCATGCTGGGATCCAGCCTGGACACTGATTGGCCAGTGTGTAGACCTCTTGACCAAGCCCTCAGCTGACCCCAGCCTCCCCTTGCCTTGGTGGGACAAGAGCCGTCTTCTATTCCATGGGGACTGGCACATGGACATTGAACAAGCAAATCTGCACCAGCTGGCTACTGAG GATCCATACAATACAACTGAAAATATGCACTGGGAGTGGAGCCACCTATCTTTCCATTGGAAACCTGGTCAGTTTGTGTTCAAAGGTGACTTGGATATCAACGTGAGAACAGCCTCCAA GTATGACGACTGCTGCTTCCTTCACCTTCCTGACCTCTGCATGACACTGGACCTGCAGTGGCTGTGCCATGGGAACCCCCATGATCACCATGGTGTCACTCTCCGGGCCCCAGAGTTCCTGCCTGAGGTGcccctgggccagctccatgACTCCTACCGGGCCTTTCGCTCTGAGAACCTCAATCTCTCTATCAAGATGGATCTGACTCAGCACAGTGGGA CAATGTCTCAGCCCCGAATTCTGCTATATAGTAGTACCCTGCGCTGGATGCAAAACTTCTGGGCAACTTGGACTAGTGTTACAAGGCCTATCTGTAGGGGAAAGCTCTTCAATAACCTGAAACCCAGCAAGAAGAAACTTGGCCAGCACTACAAGCAGCTTTCCTATACTGCACTCTTTCCCCAGCTGCAG GTACATTATTGGGCCTCATTTGCCCAGCAACGGGGCATCCAGATTGAGTGTAGTCAGGGCCATGTCTTCACTCGAGGGACTCAGCGGCTTATACCTCAAG CTGGCACAGTGATGCGGCGTCTTATCTCTGAATGGAGTGTGACCCAGATGGTGAGTGACCTGAGTCAGGTGACTGTTCATCTGATGGCCTCACCCACTGAAGAGAATGCTGATCACTGCCTTGATCCCTTGGTAACAAAGACCCACCTGCTAAGTCTGTCCTCCCTCACCTACCAGAGGCACAGCAGTCGCACGGCTGAGGAG gtGCTCTCTATTCGGGATGGGGATCCTGCCTTTCATACACATCAGCTGCACCTGGTAGATTTACGGGCTTCCTGGACAACCACCAATCGGGACATTGCCTTTGGTTTATATGATGGCTATAAAAAGGCTGCTGTACTCAAACGTAATCTCTCTACTGAGGCCCTGAAGGGGTTAAAGATTGATCCCCAGATGTCAACCAAAAAGCCAAAGCGGGGTGTCCTGACCAGTGCTCCAGCCCCAGCTCGCGTCAACACTCCCAGCTTCAGTGGACTGCCTGATAAGGGGTCATCTGGAG GCGCCTACATGCTGCAGAAACTGATTGAGGAGACAGATAGGTTTGTAGTTTTCACAGAAGAAGAGTCAGGTGTGAGTGACCAGTTGTGTGGTATTGCTGCCTGCCAGACGGATGACATATATAACCGAAACTGCCTTATCGAACTGGTCAACTGCCAG ATGGTTCTTCGAGGAGCAGAGACAGAAGGCTGTGTCATCGTGTCAGCTGCCAAAGCCCAGCTCCTGCAGTGCCAACATCATCCAGCCTGGTATGGTGATACACTGAAGCAGAAGACGTCCTGGACTTGCCTTCTGGATGGCATGCAGTATTTTGCCACCACTGAAAGCAGCCCAACTGAACTGGATGGGCGACAGCTCTGGTTAGAG GTGAAGAATATTGAGGAACACCGGCAGCGTAGTCTGGACTCTGTGCAGGAGCTGATGGAGAGCGGGCAGGCAGTGGGAGGCATGGTTACCACCACCACAG atTGGAACCAGCCAGCTGAGGCCCAGCAAGCCCAGCAAGTCCAGCGGATCATATCACGCTGCAACTGCCGAATGTACTATATTAGTTACAGCCATGACATTGATCCTGAGCTGGCAACTCAGATTAAGCCACCTGAGGTTCATGAGAACCAGGAAAAGGAAGATCTCCTTAAGAAGCAGGAAG GGGCCGTCGATACCTTCACCCTCATCCACCATGAGCTGGAAATCTCCACCAACCCAGCTCAGTATGCCATGATCCTGGACATTGTCAACAACCTGCTGCTCCATGTGGAACCCAAAAGGAAG GAACATAGTGAGAAGAAGCAGCGGGTCAGGTTCCAGCTTGAGATCTCTAGCAATCCTGAGGAGCAGCGCAGTAGCATATTACACCTACAGGAGGCAGTGCGGCAGCATGTGGCCCAGATACGGCAGCTGGAGAAGCAGATGTATTCAGTCATGAAG TCTTTGCAGGATGACAGCAAGAATGAGAATCTGCTTGACCTGAACCAAAAGCTTCAGTTGCAGCTAAACCAGGAGAAGGCCAACCTTCAGCTGGAAAGTGAAGAACTTAATATCCTCATCAG GTGTTTTAAGGATTTTCAGTTGCAGCGGGCCAACAAAATGGAACTGCGAAAGCAGCAAGAGGATGTGAGTGTGGTCCGTCGCACTGAGTTCTACTTTGCTCAGGCACGGTGGCGCCTGACGGAGGAGGATGGTCAGCTGGGAATTGCTGAACTGGAGCTGCAGCGGTTCCTCTACAGCAAG GTGAATAAGTCTGATGACACAGCTGAACATCTTCTGGAGCTGGGCTGGTTCACTATGAACAACCTCCTCCCTAATGCTGTCTATAAG GTAGTCCTGCGGCCCCAGAGTTCCTGCCAGTCTGGGCGACAGCTAGCCCTCCGCCTCTTCAGCAAAGTCCGGCCCCCTGTTGGGGGTATCTCTGTTAAGGAACACTTTGAG GTAAATGTGGTACCTCTCACCATCCAGCTGACACACCAGTTCTTCCACAGAATGATGGGCTTTTTCTTTCCTGGCCGAAGTGTGGAGGATGATGAGGTTGGTGATGAAGAGGATAAGTCCAAACTGGTCACTACTG GAATACCAGTAGTGAAGCCTCGCCAGCTTATTGCAACAGATGATGCAGTACCTCTGGGCCCTGGGAAGGGTGTGGGACAGGGCTTGAATCGGACCTCTGGAGTCAGAAGGTCATTTCGCAAAGTACCTGAG CACCCTGTGGATGATATTGACAAGATGAAAGAGCGAGCTGCCATGAACAACTCTTTCATCTACATAAAGATTCCACAGGTTCCACTCTGTGTCAGCTACAAG GGTGAGAAGAACAGTGTGGATTGGGGAGACCTTAACCTGGTGCTGCCCTGTCTGGAGTACCACAACAACACATGGACATGGCTAGATTTTGCCATGGCTGTCAAGAGAGACAGCCGCAAAGCCCTGGTTGCCCAG GTAATCAAAGAGAAGCTAAGGCTGAAGCCTGCAACAGGGTCTGAGGTCCGGGGAAAGCTAGAAACTAAATCGGACCTGAACATGCAAcagcaggaagaggaggagaaagctCGGCTCCTCATTGGTCTAAGTGTGGGCGGCAAGAaccctggcaagaagtccatctTTGGCAGGCGCAAGTGA